The Heptranchias perlo isolate sHepPer1 unplaced genomic scaffold, sHepPer1.hap1 HAP1_SCAFFOLD_163, whole genome shotgun sequence genome has a window encoding:
- the LOC137309371 gene encoding zona pellucida sperm-binding protein 3-like, with protein MNDDWLTERTSTVYYLGDLIHIEASVSMTNHMPLKLYIDSCAATLSPDKDSTPRYIIDSHGCLLDSKAEDSFSTFVLPRGERELDKLQFDLDAFRFFGDDRSLIFITCHLKVAAVDRRDSMNKACTFQNIWTPLEESTNDVCACCHLGNCSASREFRLDSRGRRDLVSGPGSDAELKWEGEASLGPLVILDPDVIDLATEPLNEVEQRMQERSPGGVASEVVLILALTVSAVSLISASWIALFLNRKNKQTQFN; from the exons atgaacg atgactggcttacagagcgcacctcgactgtctactacctgggtgacctcattcacattgaggcctctgtttcaatgaccaaccacatgcccttgaagctctacattgacagctgtgcagctacattgagcccagacaaggattccaccccaagatacatCATTGACTcccatgg ttgcctcctggacagcaaagctgaggactccttttcaacctttgtgttgccaagaggtgaacgtgagctggacaaactccagtttgatctggatgcgttccgcttctttggagatgaccgttccttg attttcatcacttgtcacctgaaagttgctgcagtggatcggagagattcaatgaacaaagcttgtactttccagaatat ctggaccccattggaagaatcgaccaatgacgtgtgtgcctgttgtcatctgggCAACTGCAGTGCCAGTAGGGAATTCCGacttgattccagaggaaggagggatcttgtatctggacctg ggAGTGATGCTGagttgaagtgggagggtgaggcctcacttggacccttggtcattctggatcctgatgtgatagacctggcaactgagccccttaatgaggttgagcaaaggatgcaggagaggtctccaggtg gtgtggcgtctgaggtggtcctgatcTTGGCCCTGACTGTGAGcgctgtctctctgatctctgcttcttGGATTGCCTTGTTCCTGAACAGGAAAAACAAGCAAACCCAGTTTaactag